The following are encoded in a window of Cryobacterium sp. CG_9.6 genomic DNA:
- a CDS encoding adenylosuccinate synthase, whose translation MPAIVLIGAQWGDEGKGKATDLLGSRVDYVVKFNGGNNAGHTVVVGDEKYALHLLPSGILSPGVTPVIANGVVVDIEVLFEELDALSERGVDVSRLKVSANAHLITQYHRTLDKVTERFLGKRQIGTTGRGIGPAYADKINRVGIRVQDLFDENILRQKVEGALGQKNHLLVKVYNRRAIEVDEIVAELLAYAERLRPMVADTALLLHQALEAGKTVLFEGGQATMLDVDHGTYPFVTSSNATSGGAVTGSGVAPNRIDRIIAVVKAYTTRVGSGPFPTELFDDSGEFLRAKGFEFGTTTGRPRRTGWYDAPVARYTARINGVTDFVLTKLDVLTGLATIPVCVAYSVDGVRVDEVPVSQSDFHHATPIYEEFAGWTEDITGVRTFADLPQAAQDYVLKLESISGARISAIGVGPDREAIVVRHDLID comes from the coding sequence ATGCCAGCGATCGTTCTGATCGGAGCCCAGTGGGGCGATGAGGGCAAGGGTAAGGCCACAGACCTGCTCGGAAGCCGCGTCGACTATGTCGTCAAGTTCAACGGCGGCAACAACGCCGGGCACACCGTTGTGGTTGGTGACGAGAAGTACGCCCTGCACCTGCTGCCCTCCGGCATCCTGAGCCCCGGGGTCACCCCGGTCATCGCCAACGGCGTTGTTGTGGACATTGAGGTGCTCTTCGAAGAGCTCGATGCCCTCAGCGAGCGTGGCGTTGACGTCTCCCGCCTCAAGGTGAGCGCCAACGCGCACCTCATCACCCAGTACCACCGCACACTCGACAAGGTGACCGAGCGTTTTCTCGGTAAGCGCCAGATCGGCACTACCGGCCGCGGAATCGGCCCGGCGTACGCCGACAAGATCAACCGCGTGGGCATTCGCGTGCAGGACCTCTTCGATGAGAACATTTTGCGCCAAAAGGTTGAGGGTGCTCTCGGCCAGAAGAACCACCTCCTCGTGAAGGTGTACAACCGTCGCGCCATCGAGGTGGACGAGATTGTGGCGGAGCTGCTCGCCTACGCCGAGCGTCTGCGTCCCATGGTCGCCGACACCGCACTGCTGCTGCACCAGGCGCTCGAGGCCGGCAAGACCGTGCTGTTCGAGGGTGGCCAGGCCACGATGCTCGACGTCGACCACGGCACGTACCCGTTCGTCACGTCGTCGAACGCCACGTCGGGCGGTGCCGTGACCGGTTCCGGTGTTGCGCCCAACCGCATCGATCGCATCATCGCCGTGGTCAAGGCCTACACGACTCGCGTCGGGTCTGGCCCGTTCCCCACCGAACTCTTCGACGACTCGGGGGAGTTCCTGCGCGCGAAGGGCTTCGAGTTCGGCACCACCACGGGCCGTCCACGCCGCACCGGCTGGTACGACGCCCCGGTGGCGCGCTACACGGCGCGCATCAACGGCGTCACCGACTTTGTGCTCACTAAGCTCGACGTGCTCACCGGCCTCGCCACTATCCCGGTGTGTGTCGCCTACTCCGTTGACGGTGTTCGCGTCGACGAGGTGCCCGTGTCGCAGTCCGACTTTCACCACGCAACTCCCATCTACGAGGAGTTCGCGGGCTGGACCGAAGACATCACCGGTGTGCGCACCTTTGCCGACCTGCCGCAGGCCGCTCAGGACTATGTGCTCAAGCTCGAATCCATCAGCGGTGCTCGCATCTCGGCCATCGGTGTGGGGCCCGACCGCGAAGCGATTGTGGTGCGTCACGACCTGATCGACTAG
- a CDS encoding DUF3151 domain-containing protein, which translates to MVSSVTGDNLLDQPATLLPVEAEVLASLNRTPKADIAAVAWAHPTSSLAWAELADAAHAQGRTLESYAFARVGYHRGLDALRRAGWKGHGPVPWSHEPNRGVLRALFALRRASAEIGENDEVTRLTSFLMDADHTAISRIEAAQSAPVNPGSDPAPPTEAFVIRGEN; encoded by the coding sequence ATAGTATCGAGTGTGACCGGCGATAATTTGCTCGACCAGCCCGCGACCCTTCTTCCTGTGGAAGCGGAGGTGCTCGCCTCGCTTAATCGAACCCCTAAGGCAGATATTGCCGCTGTGGCATGGGCGCATCCCACCTCCTCTCTGGCCTGGGCCGAGCTCGCCGATGCGGCGCACGCCCAAGGGCGCACGCTCGAGTCGTATGCCTTCGCCCGCGTGGGGTACCACCGCGGCCTCGACGCCCTGCGTCGAGCCGGGTGGAAGGGCCACGGCCCGGTGCCGTGGAGCCACGAACCCAACCGTGGGGTGCTTCGCGCCCTTTTCGCCCTGCGCCGGGCGTCCGCAGAAATTGGCGAAAACGACGAGGTCACGCGCCTGACATCATTTCTGATGGATGCCGACCACACCGCCATCTCGCGCATTGAGGCAGCACAGTCCGCTCCGGTCAATCCCGGGTCTGATCCTGCGCCGCCCACAGAAGCTTTTGTTATTCGAGGAGAGAACTAA
- a CDS encoding TrmH family RNA methyltransferase, whose protein sequence is MSTPAENPSHELSTYGVGPWQGEWPTDARYDPELLERGDTRNVIDRYRYWLMAAIVADLDEHRHPFHVAIENWQHDMNIGSIVRSANAFAADTVHIIGRKRWNKRGAMVTDRYQHVMHHPDVATFVEWASGESLPIIAIDNVPGSVIIETYSFPERCVLLFGQEGPGLSDAAVASADAIVEISQFGSTRSLNASAAAAVTMHNWVLQHHF, encoded by the coding sequence GTGAGCACGCCAGCAGAAAACCCCTCCCATGAGCTTTCGACCTATGGTGTCGGACCGTGGCAGGGGGAGTGGCCCACCGATGCTCGGTACGACCCTGAGCTGCTGGAACGCGGCGACACCAGAAATGTGATCGACCGGTACCGCTACTGGCTCATGGCGGCGATCGTGGCCGACCTCGATGAGCACCGGCATCCGTTTCATGTGGCCATTGAGAACTGGCAGCACGACATGAATATTGGCTCGATTGTGCGCAGCGCCAATGCGTTCGCCGCCGACACCGTTCACATTATTGGCCGGAAGCGCTGGAACAAGCGTGGCGCCATGGTGACCGACCGATATCAGCACGTGATGCATCACCCGGATGTGGCGACCTTTGTGGAGTGGGCGAGCGGCGAGAGCCTGCCGATCATCGCTATTGACAACGTGCCGGGTTCCGTCATTATCGAGACCTATTCGTTTCCGGAGCGCTGCGTGCTGTTGTTCGGTCAGGAAGGACCGGGGCTCTCGGATGCCGCCGTGGCCTCCGCCGACGCGATTGTGGAGATCAGTCAGTTCGGCTCCACCCGGTCGCTCAACGCGTCGGCGGCCGCCGCGGTCACGATGCACAACTGGGTACTGCAACACCACTTCTGA
- a CDS encoding Nramp family divalent metal transporter: MSKIEAPRRERALTPTTVASSRLLWLLGPALVAGVAYLDPGNVASNMTAGARYGYLLVWVVVAGNVMAWLIQYLSAKLGIVTGQSLPEILGVRMKRPLARRLYWIQAELVAMATDLAEIIGGAVALYLLFDLPLLVGGIITGTISMVVLTVHTKRGPKVFERVIVALMLIITVGFTVGVVLSPPDAGQVLGGLVPRFDGANSVLLAASILGATIMPHAIYAHSSLARDRFPEWQGTTATRRLLWATKWDVTIAMAIAGTVNLAILLLAASALQGVDGTDTLQGAYAAIESSLGAAVATAFAIGLLASGLASTSVGAYAGAEIMAGLIHVRIPLLLRRLITLIPALVILGVGFDPTEALVLSQVVLSFGIPFALIPLVWLTAQRGRLGTFANRWFTTAAGALCSLALVALNVVLLVLVFTGA, from the coding sequence ATGTCGAAAATTGAGGCGCCCAGGCGCGAACGGGCACTGACGCCCACAACCGTGGCCTCCTCGCGACTGCTCTGGCTGCTCGGTCCGGCACTGGTTGCCGGTGTCGCCTACCTTGATCCGGGCAACGTGGCGAGCAACATGACGGCCGGCGCCCGCTATGGCTACCTGCTCGTGTGGGTTGTTGTGGCCGGCAACGTGATGGCGTGGCTGATTCAGTACCTGTCCGCGAAGCTCGGCATCGTCACCGGCCAGAGTCTGCCCGAGATTCTCGGCGTGCGCATGAAACGCCCACTCGCCCGCCGTCTCTACTGGATTCAGGCGGAACTTGTGGCGATGGCCACCGACCTGGCCGAGATCATCGGCGGCGCCGTTGCCCTCTATCTACTCTTTGACCTTCCGCTCCTCGTGGGCGGCATCATCACCGGCACCATTTCCATGGTCGTACTCACGGTGCACACCAAACGCGGCCCCAAGGTGTTCGAACGCGTGATCGTGGCGCTGATGCTCATCATCACCGTGGGCTTCACCGTGGGCGTTGTGCTGTCACCGCCCGACGCCGGCCAGGTGCTCGGCGGCCTGGTGCCGCGTTTCGACGGCGCCAACTCGGTGCTCCTGGCCGCCTCCATTCTCGGTGCCACGATCATGCCGCACGCCATCTACGCGCACTCCTCGCTCGCCCGGGATCGCTTCCCGGAATGGCAGGGCACCACCGCCACCCGCCGTTTGCTGTGGGCCACCAAATGGGACGTGACCATTGCCATGGCGATTGCCGGCACCGTGAACCTTGCGATTCTGCTGCTGGCAGCATCCGCTCTGCAGGGCGTGGACGGCACCGACACCCTGCAGGGCGCGTATGCGGCGATCGAGTCCTCGCTGGGCGCGGCCGTCGCCACGGCCTTCGCGATCGGGCTGCTCGCGTCCGGCCTCGCCTCAACCTCGGTGGGCGCCTATGCGGGTGCCGAGATCATGGCCGGCCTGATCCACGTGCGCATTCCGCTGCTGCTGCGCCGCCTCATCACCCTCATTCCCGCCCTCGTGATCCTGGGCGTGGGGTTTGACCCCACGGAGGCCCTGGTGCTGAGCCAGGTAGTGCTCTCCTTTGGCATTCCCTTCGCCCTCATTCCGCTCGTGTGGCTCACCGCTCAGCGCGGTCGTCTCGGCACCTTCGCCAATCGCTGGTTCACGACCGCGGCCGGGGCGCTCTGCTCACTCGCCCTCGTGGCGCTCAACGTGGTGCTGCTCGTGCTCGTGTTTACCGGCGCCTGA
- a CDS encoding metal-dependent transcriptional regulator has product MKHTTPASEDYLKTIYAHTEWQSEPITPKALATRLGVAPSSVTEMVKKLASAGLIAHVPYGPLTLTDAGVLRATAVVRRHRVIETWLVREMGYTWDEVHEEAEILEHSLSDRLLEAINTRLGYPTRDPHGDPIPLADGSSPREQAILLAEAADGHTGTILRVSDRDSAVLRELAADGIGPGVHVTVLEPLTLKFSDGQTRQVTPLAGDAIWVTNNATEPH; this is encoded by the coding sequence ATGAAGCACACCACGCCGGCCTCCGAGGATTACCTCAAAACCATCTACGCCCACACCGAGTGGCAGAGCGAACCCATCACCCCCAAGGCGCTCGCCACTCGACTGGGTGTGGCACCGTCATCCGTCACGGAAATGGTGAAGAAGCTCGCCTCGGCCGGTTTGATCGCCCACGTTCCCTATGGCCCGCTGACGCTGACGGATGCCGGCGTGTTGCGTGCCACCGCCGTCGTGCGACGGCACCGGGTGATTGAAACCTGGCTCGTGCGCGAGATGGGCTACACGTGGGACGAGGTACACGAGGAGGCCGAGATTCTTGAGCACTCACTCTCCGACCGACTGCTCGAGGCGATCAACACCCGGCTCGGTTACCCCACACGGGATCCGCACGGCGACCCGATTCCGCTGGCGGATGGCTCGTCGCCGCGGGAGCAGGCCATTCTGCTCGCCGAGGCGGCGGACGGACACACCGGCACGATCCTGCGCGTGAGCGATCGAGATTCCGCCGTGCTGCGCGAACTCGCCGCCGACGGCATCGGCCCCGGCGTGCACGTCACCGTTCTCGAGCCACTGACCCTGAAATTCTCCGACGGTCAGACCCGGCAGGTGACCCCCCTCGCGGGGGATGCGATCTGGGTAACCAACAATGCCACAGAGCCCCACTAG
- a CDS encoding HAD-IIA family hydrolase — MARREEIECWLTDMDGVLVHENAALPGAAALLQQWTDTGTPFLVLTNNSIYTPRDLSARLRASGLNVPEDRIWTSALATADFLKAQIAGGTAFVIGEMGLTTALHEAGFTMTETTPDFVVVGETRNYSFDAITKAIRLILGGARFIATNPDATGPSADGPMPATGAIAALITKATGREPYVVGKPNPMMFRSAMNKIGAHSENTAMIGDRMDTDIVAGIEAGLHTILVMTGISDEAEIARYPFRPSEILSGVHELLATELIESDEI, encoded by the coding sequence ATGGCCCGCCGTGAAGAGATCGAATGCTGGCTCACCGACATGGATGGTGTTCTCGTTCACGAGAACGCCGCCCTTCCGGGTGCCGCCGCCCTACTGCAGCAGTGGACCGACACCGGAACGCCCTTTCTGGTTCTGACGAACAATTCGATTTACACGCCGCGTGACCTGAGTGCGCGACTACGGGCATCCGGTCTCAACGTTCCGGAGGACCGAATCTGGACTTCGGCTCTGGCGACCGCGGACTTTCTCAAAGCGCAGATTGCCGGAGGCACCGCCTTCGTCATTGGCGAAATGGGGCTCACCACCGCCCTGCACGAGGCCGGCTTCACGATGACCGAAACCACCCCCGACTTCGTGGTGGTGGGTGAGACGCGGAACTACTCGTTCGATGCCATCACCAAGGCGATTCGCCTGATTCTGGGCGGGGCACGTTTTATCGCCACCAACCCGGATGCGACCGGCCCGAGCGCCGACGGCCCCATGCCGGCGACGGGTGCCATCGCGGCGCTCATCACCAAGGCCACCGGACGCGAACCCTATGTGGTGGGCAAGCCCAACCCGATGATGTTCCGTTCCGCCATGAACAAGATTGGTGCGCACTCCGAGAACACGGCCATGATCGGTGACCGCATGGACACCGACATCGTGGCCGGCATCGAGGCGGGACTGCACACGATTTTGGTGATGACGGGCATCAGCGACGAGGCGGAGATTGCTCGTTACCCGTTCCGTCCGAGCGAGATTCTGTCGGGTGTGCACGAGCTGCTCGCCACCGAGCTGATCGAGAGCGACGAGATCTAG
- a CDS encoding YigZ family protein: protein MSDLTLRGGIGSRVDVEIDVKHSRFLCHLVRVETEDAARETIHDARKAHPSARHHCSAFVLGPTGTPDQVRRANDDGEPSGTAGRPMLEALDGRGFVDLVAVVTRYFGGTLLGAGGLVRAYSEAVLTTIDEAHTRRLVVTRERRELFALALSHADAGRIEAELRQRGVLVLGTEYGREAVLRIADDDPERLAAVVAGVTAGAATLEALGHEWIDVG, encoded by the coding sequence ATGTCTGATCTCACTTTGCGCGGCGGTATCGGCAGCCGCGTTGACGTGGAAATCGATGTGAAACACTCCCGATTCCTCTGTCACCTCGTGCGCGTCGAGACAGAGGATGCCGCGCGCGAGACGATCCACGACGCCCGCAAGGCGCACCCGAGCGCGCGCCACCACTGTTCCGCGTTCGTTCTCGGACCGACCGGCACTCCCGATCAGGTGCGCCGCGCGAATGACGATGGTGAACCATCCGGAACCGCGGGCCGACCCATGCTCGAAGCCCTGGACGGGCGCGGGTTCGTCGACCTGGTGGCGGTTGTCACCCGCTATTTTGGTGGCACCCTGCTCGGAGCCGGTGGCCTGGTGCGCGCCTACTCGGAGGCCGTTCTCACCACGATTGACGAGGCCCACACGCGTCGCCTCGTGGTGACGCGCGAACGCCGCGAACTGTTCGCTCTCGCGCTGTCCCATGCGGATGCCGGACGCATTGAGGCCGAGCTGCGCCAGCGTGGCGTGCTCGTTCTGGGCACGGAATACGGCCGCGAGGCGGTGCTGCGTATTGCCGATGATGACCCGGAGCGGCTCGCCGCGGTTGTGGCGGGGGTCACGGCCGGCGCAGCGACTCTCGAGGCTCTCGGTCACGAATGGATCGACGTGGGGTAG
- a CDS encoding CGNR zinc finger domain-containing protein has product MHFAPDTEEALEFMVALGNTDPGASRSGRDELATIADLAALLAPIPFTGRIDSDDVELQDVRQTRTLLRRVWTQDRDEAVLEVNRMLRAAQALPQLARHDTSDWHLHATVPEAPLGERMRVEAALALIDVIRSNEMGRLRLCEADDCTGLVLDLSRNGSKRFCSVRCGNRMNMIAFRERRSADH; this is encoded by the coding sequence TTGCATTTTGCCCCTGACACCGAGGAGGCCCTCGAGTTCATGGTGGCCCTCGGCAACACCGACCCCGGCGCGTCTCGCAGCGGCCGGGATGAACTTGCCACGATCGCCGACCTTGCGGCTCTGCTGGCTCCGATTCCGTTTACCGGGCGCATCGACAGCGATGATGTCGAGCTCCAAGACGTGCGGCAGACCCGCACCCTGCTCCGCCGCGTGTGGACCCAGGACCGCGACGAGGCCGTGCTCGAGGTGAACCGCATGTTGCGCGCGGCCCAGGCGCTCCCGCAGCTCGCCCGCCACGACACCTCGGACTGGCACCTGCATGCCACGGTGCCCGAGGCGCCGCTCGGTGAGCGCATGCGCGTCGAGGCCGCTCTGGCACTGATCGACGTGATTCGCAGCAATGAAATGGGGCGCCTGCGCTTGTGTGAAGCGGATGACTGCACCGGCCTCGTGCTCGATCTCTCCCGCAATGGCTCGAAACGGTTTTGCAGCGTGCGCTGTGGTAACCGCATGAACATGATCGCCTTCCGCGAGCGACGGTCCGCCGACCACTGA
- a CDS encoding DMT family transporter produces MTDRAEGLSMKLTSIPGGLVVAVLSALSFGTSGALVKPLLEAGWSPAAAVTVRAFTAGLVLLPLALVALRGRWRVLWIGRWRVLGMGVVGVAFTQLAYFAAISTIPVSTALLIEFLAPLILVGVAWAVSKRMPRPAVFLGSALAVGGLVLVIGPGAIQAVDPLGLLFAFLAAIGCAAYFFIAARPDQGLPPIALAAFGLLVGGLILGLLGLTGVLALTATFEDLPLFGSPAPWWVPLVLLVVVSTAVAYGTGITATGVLGSRLASFVGLLEVVFASLFAWLLLGEQLTPLQLLGGLLILGGIAAVRSDRGELVLPSPFPADASAPVGHAAPGGAASANASSLATAASGAETSTAPEPAPALDGTTP; encoded by the coding sequence ATGACCGACCGGGCTGAAGGGCTTTCGATGAAGCTGACCTCGATACCGGGCGGCCTCGTCGTCGCCGTGCTCTCGGCGCTGTCGTTCGGCACGTCCGGAGCGCTGGTGAAACCGCTGCTCGAGGCGGGATGGTCGCCGGCTGCGGCCGTGACCGTTCGGGCCTTCACTGCCGGGCTCGTTCTGTTGCCGCTGGCCCTCGTCGCGTTGCGCGGGCGCTGGCGCGTGCTCTGGATCGGGCGCTGGCGCGTGCTCGGCATGGGTGTCGTGGGTGTGGCCTTCACCCAGCTCGCCTATTTCGCCGCCATCTCGACCATTCCGGTGTCGACCGCGCTGCTGATTGAATTTCTCGCGCCGCTCATTCTCGTTGGTGTGGCCTGGGCCGTGTCGAAGCGGATGCCCCGCCCCGCCGTGTTCCTCGGCTCGGCTCTCGCCGTGGGCGGCCTCGTACTGGTGATCGGTCCCGGGGCGATTCAGGCGGTGGACCCCCTCGGCCTCCTCTTCGCCTTTCTCGCCGCAATCGGCTGCGCGGCCTACTTCTTCATTGCCGCGCGTCCGGACCAGGGCCTCCCGCCGATTGCTCTCGCAGCCTTCGGCCTCCTCGTAGGCGGGCTCATTCTCGGGCTACTCGGTCTGACCGGTGTGCTGGCCCTGACCGCAACGTTCGAGGATCTCCCCCTGTTCGGCTCGCCGGCTCCGTGGTGGGTTCCGCTGGTTCTGCTCGTGGTGGTGAGCACGGCCGTCGCCTACGGCACCGGAATCACCGCCACCGGCGTGCTGGGCTCCCGTCTCGCGTCGTTCGTGGGCCTGCTTGAAGTGGTTTTTGCCTCGCTGTTCGCGTGGCTGCTGCTCGGCGAGCAGCTCACCCCGCTGCAACTTCTCGGCGGCCTGCTGATTCTCGGCGGCATAGCGGCCGTGCGCTCGGACCGCGGCGAGCTCGTTCTCCCCAGCCCGTTTCCAGCGGATGCGTCGGCACCGGTCGGGCACGCTGCTCCCGGAGGCGCGGCTTCAGCGAACGCTTCTTCCCTAGCCACTGCAGCGAGTGGGGCCGAAACCTCCACTGCTCCGGAACCAGCGCCTGCTCTGGACGGAACCACTCCCTAA
- a CDS encoding TerC/Alx family metal homeostasis membrane protein has translation MNATPLVWFITIGVTIAFFVYEFFAHVRKPHVPSLAESARWSIFYISLALLFGVGIGMISGWTFGGEYFAGYLTEKALSIDNLFVFLILMTGFAVPKEFQQKVLMIGIIIAIILRGIFIAVGASLIENFSWIFYLFGALLLLLAYRQAFNHEESDPANGRVIKFVRRIFPVTEEYHADKLSVKINGKRFLTPMLLAIVAIGFVDLVFAVDSIPAIYGLTNEAYIVFTANVFALMGLRQLYFLIGGLLQRLVYLAQGLAVILGFIGVKLVFHALHINELPFINGGEGVKWAPEIPIWFSLLFIGATVAVATVASLLKTRNDPKAPVVEATHADVSKDA, from the coding sequence GTGAATGCGACCCCCCTCGTCTGGTTCATTACCATTGGCGTCACCATCGCCTTTTTCGTCTATGAGTTCTTCGCCCACGTGCGCAAGCCGCATGTGCCGAGCCTGGCCGAGTCTGCGCGCTGGTCGATCTTCTACATCAGCCTCGCGCTGCTCTTCGGCGTGGGTATCGGCATGATCTCGGGCTGGACTTTCGGCGGTGAGTATTTCGCCGGATATCTTACAGAGAAGGCGCTGTCGATCGACAACCTCTTCGTGTTCCTCATCCTGATGACCGGTTTTGCCGTGCCGAAGGAGTTCCAGCAGAAGGTGCTGATGATCGGCATCATCATCGCGATCATCCTGCGCGGAATCTTCATCGCGGTTGGCGCCAGCCTCATCGAGAACTTCTCCTGGATCTTCTACCTGTTCGGCGCGCTCCTGCTGCTGCTGGCGTATCGCCAGGCGTTCAACCACGAGGAGAGCGATCCCGCAAACGGGCGAGTCATCAAGTTCGTGCGTCGCATCTTCCCGGTCACCGAGGAGTATCACGCCGACAAGCTGTCCGTGAAGATCAACGGCAAGCGGTTCCTCACCCCAATGCTGCTCGCCATTGTGGCCATCGGCTTCGTTGACCTGGTGTTCGCCGTCGACTCGATTCCCGCAATCTACGGCCTCACCAACGAGGCGTATATCGTCTTCACCGCCAACGTCTTCGCACTGATGGGTCTGCGCCAGCTGTACTTCCTCATCGGCGGGCTCCTCCAGCGCCTCGTCTACCTTGCGCAGGGCCTCGCCGTCATTCTCGGGTTCATCGGTGTCAAACTGGTCTTCCACGCGCTGCACATCAACGAGCTCCCATTCATCAACGGTGGCGAGGGCGTGAAGTGGGCACCCGAGATCCCCATCTGGTTCTCGCTCCTCTTCATCGGCGCCACGGTTGCCGTGGCCACGGTCGCCAGCCTGCTCAAGACGCGCAACGATCCCAAAGCCCCGGTCGTCGAGGCCACCCACGCCGACGTGTCGAAGGACGCCTAA
- the pyrE gene encoding orotate phosphoribosyltransferase — protein MKDTRQKLIDFIAAEAVFHGEFVLTSGKTATYYVDLRRVSLDHRVAPLIGQVMLDLIKDIPDVSAVGGLTMGADPVAAAVLHQGAASGASYDAFVVRKEPKDHGRGRQVEGPDLAGKRVIVLEDTSTTGGSPLAAIEALLKVGAIIAGVAVVVDRNTGAREIIEAAGYPYYAAISLEDLGLN, from the coding sequence GTGAAAGATACGCGGCAGAAACTCATCGATTTCATCGCGGCCGAGGCCGTTTTTCATGGGGAATTCGTTCTCACGAGCGGGAAAACAGCGACGTATTACGTTGACCTGCGCCGCGTGAGCCTCGATCACCGGGTGGCCCCGCTGATCGGGCAGGTCATGCTCGACCTCATCAAAGACATTCCCGACGTCTCTGCCGTCGGTGGCCTCACCATGGGCGCCGACCCGGTGGCTGCCGCTGTCTTGCACCAGGGAGCGGCCAGCGGTGCCAGCTACGACGCATTCGTCGTGCGCAAGGAGCCGAAGGATCACGGTCGTGGCCGTCAGGTCGAGGGCCCCGATCTCGCCGGAAAGCGCGTGATCGTTCTGGAAGACACCTCGACTACCGGCGGTTCACCACTCGCCGCCATTGAAGCGCTGCTCAAGGTGGGCGCGATCATTGCTGGCGTCGCCGTCGTTGTCGACCGCAACACCGGTGCCCGCGAGATCATCGAGGCCGCGGGTTACCCCTACTACGCCGCCATCTCCCTTGAGGATCTGGGGCTGAACTAG
- a CDS encoding LysR family transcriptional regulator, producing the protein MDVQRLELLRELAERHTITAVARATHRTPSAVSQQLKVLEREAGLPLTERSGRGLVLTSAGRALARSATDVAVALERANAIWDEFRNTATGEVSVVTFPTAGQMLLPGTLTDLAETPGLVVTCTDRDPELSDFPALTAEYDIVLAHTMRGQPSWGGRGLTVVPLMTEPLDVGLPAEHRLAARASVSASDVAGETWIGVPEGYPFERILHEIEQQSGERISVTQRFADLRLIESFIAAGLGIALLPRYTSATDRPGRLVLKPLRGVDAERQIVALMRPDRAERLAVRTVVNALRDQATRVQSQHASRH; encoded by the coding sequence ATGGACGTACAACGGCTCGAACTGCTCCGCGAATTGGCCGAGCGACACACCATAACGGCCGTTGCGCGGGCCACCCATCGAACCCCGTCTGCGGTTTCGCAGCAGCTGAAGGTACTCGAACGCGAGGCCGGGCTACCCCTGACCGAACGCAGCGGCCGCGGCCTCGTGCTCACCTCGGCCGGCCGCGCACTCGCCCGCAGCGCGACCGACGTGGCCGTGGCGCTCGAACGAGCGAACGCCATCTGGGACGAGTTCCGCAACACCGCCACCGGCGAGGTGAGCGTGGTCACATTCCCCACGGCCGGGCAGATGCTTCTCCCCGGCACGCTCACCGACCTCGCCGAGACGCCCGGCCTCGTTGTCACCTGCACCGATCGCGACCCCGAGCTGAGCGACTTTCCCGCCCTCACCGCGGAGTACGACATCGTGCTCGCCCACACCATGCGCGGGCAGCCGTCCTGGGGTGGACGCGGACTCACCGTGGTGCCACTCATGACCGAGCCGCTCGACGTGGGACTGCCAGCGGAGCACCGGCTGGCTGCACGGGCATCCGTCTCGGCGAGCGACGTGGCCGGCGAAACGTGGATCGGCGTGCCGGAGGGCTACCCGTTTGAGCGCATTCTGCACGAGATCGAGCAGCAGTCCGGCGAACGAATTTCGGTGACGCAGCGCTTTGCCGACCTGCGGCTCATCGAATCGTTCATCGCCGCGGGCCTGGGCATCGCGCTCCTCCCCCGCTACACCTCGGCCACAGACCGCCCGGGGCGCCTCGTACTCAAACCCCTACGGGGAGTGGATGCCGAGCGGCAAATCGTGGCGCTGATGCGTCCCGACCGTGCCGAACGCCTCGCCGTGCGCACGGTGGTCAATGCCCTGCGAGATCAGGCCACACGCGTGCAGTCTCAACACGCGTCCCGGCACTAG